One genomic window of Providencia hangzhouensis includes the following:
- the flgM gene encoding flagellar biosynthesis anti-sigma factor FlgM yields MAIEQTSAISALTQVTNRDPQDAAAPMRDKKVSTNEVVKESSFAPSELQKKLLQPQASDINSAKVEQIKQAIKDGTLTMDAEKIADGILRDAHECMLSMK; encoded by the coding sequence ATGGCTATTGAGCAAACATCTGCAATTTCTGCACTGACTCAGGTGACAAACCGCGACCCACAAGATGCGGCTGCCCCGATGCGGGACAAAAAAGTGTCCACTAATGAAGTCGTTAAAGAAAGTTCTTTTGCTCCTAGTGAGCTACAAAAAAAATTATTGCAACCTCAAGCAAGTGATATTAATAGTGCTAAAGTTGAACAAATTAAACAAGCAATCAAAGATGGCACCCTAACAATGGATGCTGAAAAAATTGCTGATGGCATTTTGCGCGATGCTCATGAATGCATGTTATCAATGAAATAA
- the flgE gene encoding flagellar hook protein FlgE: MSFSQAVSGLNAASAGLDSIGNNIANSATNGFKGATTSFADMFAGSGVGLGVNVAAVTQNFKDGPITRTDRATDVAISGNGFFRVQDQNGDTYYSRDGQFLRDKSGNLVNNQGMVVTGYPASVDEKGNVTIQSGGVPEGLNIPTDMMDAKKSELAKLTINLNSEDKVKDKKFDITKPDDSATYNFSTTMTAFDSQGNTHEISVYFVKESDNKWTAYAKDANETEAKKLGELEFDGNGKLKDADKATFAFAYNGLNGADNGILNVDLSKTRQQKVSESSVSAIDVDGYPAGEYTTFKIEDNGLITANYSNQQKRVVGQVALSAFANPNGLVSQGGNVWASSNASGNPMDGVPGVGQFGKLTSGALESSNVDMSQELISMIVMQRNYQSNAQTIKTQDQMLQTLVNLR, encoded by the coding sequence ATGTCTTTTTCACAAGCAGTCAGTGGCTTAAATGCAGCCTCAGCGGGGCTTGATTCAATTGGTAATAATATTGCCAACTCCGCAACAAATGGTTTTAAAGGGGCGACGACCTCATTTGCAGATATGTTTGCAGGTTCAGGTGTTGGCCTAGGCGTTAATGTGGCCGCGGTGACACAAAATTTTAAAGATGGCCCAATCACACGTACGGATAGAGCGACAGACGTTGCCATCTCCGGAAATGGTTTTTTCCGTGTACAAGACCAAAACGGTGATACTTACTACAGCCGTGATGGTCAATTCTTACGCGATAAAAGCGGTAATTTAGTCAATAACCAAGGGATGGTAGTCACAGGTTACCCTGCGAGTGTTGATGAAAAAGGCAATGTTACCATCCAAAGTGGTGGTGTACCTGAAGGCTTGAATATCCCAACGGATATGATGGATGCGAAAAAATCTGAGTTAGCGAAACTGACGATAAACCTTAATTCTGAAGATAAAGTTAAAGATAAGAAATTTGACATCACAAAGCCTGATGATTCAGCAACGTATAACTTTAGCACCACAATGACCGCTTTCGATAGTCAAGGTAATACCCATGAAATTTCAGTGTACTTTGTTAAAGAGTCAGATAACAAATGGACCGCTTATGCGAAAGACGCTAACGAAACTGAAGCTAAAAAACTGGGTGAACTAGAGTTTGATGGTAATGGTAAGTTAAAAGACGCAGATAAAGCCACATTTGCTTTTGCGTATAACGGGTTAAATGGCGCTGATAATGGAATATTAAACGTTGATTTAAGTAAGACTCGTCAACAAAAGGTCAGCGAGTCTTCTGTTAGTGCAATTGATGTTGACGGTTATCCAGCCGGTGAATACACCACCTTCAAAATTGAAGATAACGGCTTAATTACCGCTAACTATTCTAACCAACAAAAACGTGTGGTTGGTCAAGTGGCATTATCTGCTTTCGCAAATCCAAATGGTCTGGTATCCCAAGGTGGCAACGTTTGGGCCTCTTCTAATGCGTCAGGTAACCCGATGGACGGCGTTCCGGGTGTCGGTCAGTTCGGTAAATTAACCAGCGGTGCGTTGGAGTCTTCTAACGTGGATATGAGCCAAGAGTTAATTAGCATGATTGTGATGCAGCGTAATTACCAATCAAACGCGCAAACCATCAAGACACAAGATCAGATGTTACAGACGCTGGTTAACTTACGATAA
- a CDS encoding flagella synthesis protein FlgN, with protein MTDELLILLEQQLAHLQSLQIVMKNEELLLGYHRVPPSPFQETTEQKRFLVAAIGHGETNRLALEAQAEISAPYEGNNALTGVWEAIKSLTTELKELNYRNHQMLQLHIELNAQRLNFVKKHNNQSTYGADGLESKRPALGKKISI; from the coding sequence ATGACTGACGAATTACTGATATTACTTGAGCAACAACTCGCTCATTTGCAATCATTACAAATAGTGATGAAAAATGAAGAGCTATTACTAGGTTATCACCGTGTGCCGCCTTCGCCTTTTCAAGAAACCACTGAGCAAAAACGGTTTTTAGTTGCTGCTATCGGCCATGGTGAAACAAACCGCTTAGCGTTAGAAGCACAAGCTGAAATCAGCGCACCTTATGAAGGAAATAATGCACTAACGGGTGTATGGGAAGCCATTAAAAGCTTAACAACTGAGCTAAAAGAGCTGAATTATCGTAATCACCAAATGCTGCAACTGCATATTGAGCTGAATGCTCAGCGCCTAAACTTTGTGAAAAAACATAATAACCAATCCACTTATGGTGCTGATGGTTTAGAGTCAAAGCGCCCTGCATTAGGTAAGAAAATTTCAATTTAA
- the flgA gene encoding flagellar basal body P-ring formation chaperone FlgA, translated as MVISLLGLTPALSQASLPQDINHYFRQIHGKKTHVSIEIKTPIERWPICEKPQINPPIGGRNMGNVSLPVQCGKKKQFIQLTVNVTGQYYVATRNINRGEPIQFVDIGTKKGLLHKLPAGASTDKIALRGAIALRNIPAGQTFTKSMIRQPWAIKAGQTVFVFASGDNFSVKYEGRAINNATAGQNTRVRLLNGQVVNGEALENGSVQVALK; from the coding sequence ATGGTAATCAGTTTGTTAGGTCTTACTCCAGCGCTTTCTCAAGCGTCATTACCCCAAGATATTAACCATTATTTTCGCCAAATTCATGGCAAGAAAACCCACGTTTCAATCGAAATCAAAACACCAATTGAACGTTGGCCTATTTGCGAGAAGCCACAAATCAACCCACCTATTGGCGGGCGTAATATGGGAAATGTGTCCCTTCCTGTGCAATGTGGTAAAAAAAAGCAATTTATTCAGCTAACAGTGAATGTGACAGGCCAGTATTACGTGGCAACACGCAATATAAATAGAGGGGAACCCATACAATTTGTTGATATCGGAACCAAAAAAGGCTTATTGCATAAACTCCCCGCAGGCGCAAGTACAGACAAAATTGCACTTCGCGGAGCAATAGCTCTACGTAATATTCCAGCAGGTCAAACATTCACAAAATCAATGATAAGGCAGCCTTGGGCAATAAAAGCAGGGCAAACTGTATTTGTATTCGCTAGTGGTGATAATTTTTCAGTGAAATACGAAGGAAGAGCAATAAATAATGCTACTGCCGGCCAAAATACCCGCGTACGATTGTTAAATGGGCAAGTTGTAAATGGGGAAGCGCTAGAAAATGGCAGCGTTCAAGTGGCATTAAAATAA
- the flgC gene encoding flagellar basal body rod protein FlgC — protein sequence MALLSIFDISASALTAQSQRLNVSASNMANAESIVGPDGQPYRAKQVVFQMAPQGRHEVGGVRVSELIEDPTPPRMEYKPGHPSANEKGYVQMPNVDMVGEMINTISASRSYQANLEVMNTAKTLLQKTLTIGQ from the coding sequence ATGGCTTTACTAAGTATTTTTGATATCTCCGCATCGGCATTGACTGCGCAATCTCAACGTTTGAATGTCAGTGCGAGCAATATGGCCAACGCAGAAAGTATCGTGGGGCCAGATGGCCAACCATATCGCGCAAAACAAGTTGTTTTTCAAATGGCACCACAAGGGCGTCACGAAGTGGGAGGCGTGCGTGTGAGTGAGCTGATAGAAGACCCTACGCCACCCCGTATGGAATATAAGCCCGGTCACCCGTCAGCGAATGAAAAAGGCTATGTGCAAATGCCAAATGTCGACATGGTTGGTGAAATGATCAATACCATTTCAGCCTCTCGTAGCTATCAAGCTAACTTAGAAGTGATGAATACAGCAAAAACATTGTTGCAAAAGACACTGACTATAGGCCAGTAA
- the flgB gene encoding flagellar basal body rod protein FlgB yields MIDKLNATFAFQQQALSIREARQTVLASNIANADTPGYQARDIDFNRQLQQAMDKGVVGGKGVTLAVTSKGHIEGRGGKAPNIDLKYRVPYQTSMDGNTVDMDIERSQFADNTLKYQADLTFINSRVKSMLAVLQQG; encoded by the coding sequence ATGATTGATAAATTAAACGCCACGTTTGCTTTCCAGCAACAGGCTTTGTCAATACGCGAAGCAAGGCAGACTGTATTAGCTTCAAACATTGCTAATGCCGACACACCCGGCTACCAAGCACGTGATATTGACTTTAATCGTCAACTTCAACAAGCCATGGATAAAGGTGTGGTAGGGGGAAAAGGTGTGACTCTTGCTGTCACTTCGAAAGGGCATATTGAAGGCCGAGGGGGCAAAGCGCCAAATATTGACCTGAAATATCGTGTTCCTTACCAAACCTCAATGGATGGTAATACGGTAGATATGGACATTGAACGTAGCCAATTCGCAGATAACACCCTGAAATATCAGGCCGACCTTACATTTATCAATAGCCGCGTCAAAAGTATGTTGGCTGTCTTACAGCAAGGGTAA
- a CDS encoding flagellar basal body rod protein FlgF translates to MDHVIYTAMGGARHALENQAIVSNNIANVSTAGFKAQLSAMRAVPIHGDSEQTRTLVVASTPGADMSQGPLNYTGKQTDVALNDKHFLAVELADGTEAYTRNGNIQVSSEGELVIGERRLQGDGGPINVPPNAELTIGADGTVTALLATDPPTMLGQIGRLKVVEAQPQDLIRGEDGLFHLSPQGQAANGNALPQSERGIVTAGVIEGSNVNAAEAMVSMIANARHFEMQMKVVRSADENAQRANQLLAVS, encoded by the coding sequence ATGGATCACGTCATTTATACCGCGATGGGAGGAGCGCGTCATGCGCTGGAAAACCAAGCGATTGTTTCAAATAACATTGCCAATGTGTCAACCGCAGGCTTTAAAGCGCAATTGTCCGCAATGCGTGCCGTGCCGATACATGGTGACAGCGAGCAAACCAGAACGCTGGTGGTGGCATCTACTCCCGGCGCTGATATGAGCCAAGGGCCACTCAATTATACGGGTAAGCAAACCGATGTTGCGTTAAATGATAAGCATTTTTTGGCTGTTGAATTAGCGGATGGCACAGAAGCTTATACCCGTAACGGTAACATTCAAGTGTCTAGTGAAGGTGAGCTTGTTATTGGTGAGCGCCGCTTACAAGGTGATGGCGGGCCGATTAACGTTCCGCCAAATGCGGAGTTAACTATTGGCGCTGACGGTACCGTTACTGCGCTTTTGGCGACTGACCCCCCGACTATGTTAGGGCAAATTGGGCGCTTGAAAGTGGTTGAAGCACAGCCGCAAGACTTGATCCGTGGCGAAGACGGTTTGTTTCATTTATCACCACAAGGGCAAGCGGCAAATGGCAATGCTTTGCCACAAAGCGAACGAGGCATTGTCACTGCTGGGGTGATTGAGGGCAGTAATGTCAATGCCGCAGAAGCCATGGTTTCGATGATTGCCAATGCAAGGCACTTTGAAATGCAAATGAAAGTTGTCCGCAGTGCTGATGAAAATGCACAACGCGCCAATCAACTGCTCGCGGTTAGCTAA
- a CDS encoding flagellar hook assembly protein FlgD — MGVAATMYDSLDNTTAGPQPAASNVPKKSQSDDMRDTFLKMIVTQMQNQDPTKPMENTDLTSQLAQIATLESMNKLSDSVSGISQQIGSGQSLQATQLVGKGVLIPRNEIILAPLKKASTGEDSNVIKPSNPLPDEGISPNSPSMFGLSNKDAIEGEEGTEEPQSEYISSPFGFFLPKLADNVEITIRDKNRMVVRTITYDTEVKPDIYDMAWDGRDNNGNLVTDTTGKYYFDVKAVSSGAEIEVTKLGYTRVNGVTPGADAPLLDVGIGQSVPLSSIFKVYPSS; from the coding sequence ATGGGAGTTGCAGCCACAATGTACGACTCTTTGGATAATACGACTGCGGGCCCTCAGCCAGCTGCGAGTAATGTGCCAAAGAAAAGTCAAAGTGACGATATGCGTGACACTTTTTTAAAAATGATTGTCACACAAATGCAAAACCAAGACCCAACAAAACCAATGGAAAATACGGATTTAACCAGCCAATTGGCGCAAATAGCGACACTTGAGAGTATGAATAAACTCAGTGATAGCGTGAGTGGTATTTCCCAACAAATTGGTTCAGGTCAGTCATTGCAAGCCACTCAGCTGGTTGGTAAAGGTGTGCTTATTCCGCGCAATGAAATCATCTTAGCGCCGCTCAAAAAAGCGAGCACAGGTGAAGACAGCAATGTGATTAAGCCATCAAACCCGCTTCCAGACGAAGGCATCAGCCCAAATAGCCCTTCAATGTTTGGATTAAGTAACAAAGATGCCATTGAAGGTGAAGAGGGCACTGAAGAGCCGCAATCTGAATATATTTCCTCGCCGTTTGGCTTCTTTTTGCCGAAATTGGCGGACAACGTTGAAATTACCATTCGCGATAAAAACCGAATGGTTGTGCGAACCATTACCTATGATACGGAAGTTAAACCCGATATCTATGATATGGCATGGGATGGCCGTGATAACAACGGGAACTTAGTCACCGATACAACAGGAAAATATTACTTTGATGTGAAAGCTGTTAGTTCAGGAGCTGAAATCGAAGTGACCAAACTGGGGTATACCCGTGTTAACGGTGTGACTCCTGGAGCTGACGCACCATTACTTGATGTTGGCATTGGGCAAAGCGTCCCGCTGAGCAGCATTTTCAAAGTTTATCCATCTTCTTAA
- the flgG gene encoding flagellar basal-body rod protein FlgG: MIRSLWIAKTGLDAQQTNLDVISNNLANVSTNGFKRQRAVFEDLMYQNIRQPGAMSSEQTSLPSGLQMGTGSRPVATMRIHAQGALNKTGNTNDIAIRGQGFLHVQMPDGTDAYTRDGALQPNQDGQLVTSSGYQIVPAIMIPDNANSLSIARDGTVTITVYGDNQPQQIGQITLTTFINDAGLESMGENLYMETASSGAPNESAPGTNGAGLLYQNMLETSNVNVAEELVNMIQTQRAYEINSKAVSASDQMLQRLTQL, from the coding sequence ATGATCCGCTCATTATGGATTGCTAAAACAGGGCTTGATGCTCAACAAACTAACCTTGATGTTATTTCTAATAACTTAGCCAACGTTAGTACCAATGGCTTCAAGCGCCAACGTGCTGTTTTTGAAGATTTAATGTACCAAAATATTCGCCAGCCGGGTGCCATGAGTTCAGAACAAACTTCGTTACCATCCGGTTTACAAATGGGAACAGGTTCACGTCCTGTTGCCACCATGCGTATTCATGCGCAAGGCGCATTAAATAAAACGGGAAATACCAACGATATCGCTATCCGAGGCCAAGGTTTTTTACATGTGCAAATGCCTGATGGTACGGATGCTTACACCCGTGATGGGGCATTGCAGCCAAACCAAGATGGCCAGTTAGTGACCTCAAGTGGTTACCAAATCGTTCCTGCGATTATGATCCCCGATAACGCGAATAGCTTGTCGATTGCGCGCGATGGCACCGTGACGATTACCGTCTATGGCGATAACCAACCACAGCAAATTGGCCAAATTACATTAACTACCTTCATTAATGATGCTGGTTTGGAAAGTATGGGTGAAAACCTGTATATGGAAACCGCAAGTTCCGGCGCACCAAATGAGAGCGCACCGGGGACCAATGGCGCCGGTTTACTTTATCAAAACATGTTAGAAACCTCTAACGTCAATGTGGCAGAGGAGTTGGTCAACATGATCCAAACTCAGCGTGCTTATGAAATCAACAGTAAGGCGGTATCCGCTTCTGACCAAATGTTACAGCGCTTAACGCAATTGTAA
- a CDS encoding flagellar basal body L-ring protein FlgH, translating into MIKRTQQQKSNMMIESGTISQQQKAALLTRFIAPKQAGLLAILVLVTSGCAQIKSRPLVDTQTTAIPTAPTAPAPNGSIFQSAQPAYYGYQPLFEDRRPRNVGDILTINLQENVSASKNSSANANRSGKTGFLAAILPGFMQGWIGGKNTELDIKGNSDFSGKGGANANNTFKGTITVTVDQLLANGNLHVVGEKRIAINQGTESIRFSGVVNPRTIGSDNHVSSTQVADARIEYVGDGYINESQNMGWLQRFFLNVSPY; encoded by the coding sequence ATGATAAAACGTACACAGCAGCAAAAGAGTAACATGATGATTGAAAGCGGCACGATTTCTCAACAGCAAAAAGCAGCGTTACTAACGCGTTTCATAGCGCCTAAACAGGCAGGGTTACTTGCCATTTTGGTCTTAGTTACCAGCGGTTGTGCACAAATCAAATCGCGTCCATTAGTGGACACACAAACCACGGCAATCCCAACAGCACCGACAGCACCAGCACCCAATGGCTCGATATTTCAAAGCGCTCAACCTGCTTATTATGGCTATCAGCCATTATTTGAAGACCGGCGCCCTCGTAATGTTGGTGATATTTTAACCATTAACTTGCAAGAAAACGTGAGTGCGAGCAAAAACTCCTCAGCGAATGCCAACCGTAGTGGGAAAACAGGTTTCTTAGCTGCGATATTACCGGGTTTCATGCAAGGGTGGATTGGCGGTAAAAACACAGAATTAGATATTAAAGGTAACAGTGACTTTAGCGGCAAAGGCGGTGCCAATGCCAACAACACCTTTAAAGGCACCATCACTGTCACAGTCGACCAATTATTGGCGAACGGTAATTTACATGTGGTTGGTGAGAAACGCATCGCGATAAACCAAGGTACTGAGTCGATTCGTTTCTCTGGGGTGGTTAACCCGCGCACTATCGGTTCAGACAATCATGTGAGTTCGACACAAGTCGCTGATGCACGCATTGAATATGTGGGTGACGGCTATATTAACGAATCGCAAAACATGGGATGGCTACAACGCTTTTTCTTAAATGTTTCGCCTTATTAA